One stretch of Pseudomonas fragi DNA includes these proteins:
- a CDS encoding P1 family peptidase: protein MRIRELGITIGSGTPGVFNAITDVPGVRLGHHTLNVETGDVSIHSGVTVIEPRAGATHLQPCFAGVHVLNGNGDATGLEWIREAGLLTSPIAYTNTHSVGVVRDALVAAEREMGKQHTYWCMPVVLETYDGTLNDIWGQHVTAEHVQLALQDASSGPVQEGNVGGGTGMICHEFKGGIGTSSRVLSPEQGGWTVGALVQANYGVREALRVGGYPVGTVLGDVPSPFKSEKNVGVPGMGSIVITIATDAPLLPHQCTRLAQRASVGLARVGGGTEDSSGDIFIAFAVGNSNLPAANFGHPGEPTTALQMVNNDYISPLFVAAADAVEEAILNAMLGADDLTGCGNTVLALKPERLLAALQQVGWKAP, encoded by the coding sequence ATGCGTATCCGTGAGCTTGGCATCACCATCGGTTCGGGCACCCCCGGCGTGTTCAACGCCATTACCGACGTGCCGGGTGTGCGCCTAGGTCATCACACGCTCAACGTTGAAACCGGCGACGTTTCCATCCATTCCGGTGTCACCGTGATTGAACCGCGTGCGGGAGCCACACACCTGCAACCGTGCTTTGCCGGCGTGCATGTGCTCAATGGCAACGGCGATGCCACGGGGCTGGAGTGGATTCGCGAAGCGGGTTTGCTGACCTCGCCGATTGCCTATACCAATACCCACAGCGTCGGCGTGGTGCGCGATGCGCTGGTGGCGGCCGAGCGCGAGATGGGCAAGCAGCACACCTACTGGTGCATGCCCGTGGTGCTGGAAACCTACGACGGTACCCTGAACGATATCTGGGGCCAGCACGTCACGGCCGAGCATGTGCAACTGGCGCTGCAGGATGCCAGCTCAGGCCCGGTGCAGGAGGGTAATGTGGGCGGTGGCACGGGGATGATCTGTCACGAGTTCAAGGGCGGTATCGGCACTTCCTCGCGGGTGCTGAGCCCGGAGCAGGGTGGCTGGACCGTCGGTGCGCTGGTGCAGGCCAACTATGGTGTGCGCGAAGCTTTGCGGGTGGGGGGATATCCGGTCGGTACGGTGCTGGGTGATGTGCCGTCGCCGTTCAAGAGCGAGAAAAATGTGGGCGTGCCGGGCATGGGGTCGATCGTGATTACCATTGCTACCGATGCGCCGTTGTTGCCGCACCAGTGTACCCGTCTGGCGCAGCGTGCCAGTGTCGGGCTGGCGCGAGTGGGGGGCGGTACTGAAGACTCCAGCGGCGATATTTTTATTGCCTTTGCTGTGGGCAACAGCAACTTGCCGGCAGCCAACTTCGGCCATCCTGGTGAGCCGACCACGGCCTTGCAGATGGTCAACAACGACTACATCTCGCCGCTGTTTGTGGCGGCGGCGGATGCGGTGGAAGAAGCCATTCTCAATGCCATGCTCGGCGCCGATGACCTGACGGGCTGCGGCAACACTGTGCTGGCGCTCAAGCCTGAGCGTTTGCTGGCGGCGTTGCAGCAGGTGGGCTGGAAAGCCCCCTGA
- a CDS encoding dipeptidase: protein MDFSLKHLAAATLMMASLAGFSTAAHATITPQQSAVILKTFSDSKITDFRQFLGALGKSELAQQDNLGPTINAFIDNKALSAEQQNEIYRLLGLYTRLKYGKAATETLRELVAIPTVNLDDVPQYENPQFLKIADKIKDLAKAFNLNFRNIDNRVYEVSLEGSGDEVVGIHAHADVVPVTPENWVLKDGTKLDPFKVTLIGDRMYGRGTEDDKNGIVVAMYAMKVIKEEQLPLARNFKLLIDTTEETSGDAIPYYFEHNPVPNYNLALDGGYPVVIAEKGYGTVMATFARRKGEGQGAEIIALTGGMATNQIPSTSVATLVTDQPAELAASLNKAGAEYAKRNGGDFEINAKVVGKDVVLTVTGVSAHSSEPESGVNPVARMLDFISSVDGQIALKHNHITDAAHYAADNWGLDYKGGKLGVGFADDFMGPLTTSLTFVGLDDKALKLAVNLRVPKGKSPEALKAQIAEKLAAWSKSKQVPVTFDYTIAEPMYRNPEGEWVKALLAVASENLGMEHKFGTSAGATSVHELPNGVQFGLAMPDVKYTGHTDNEFKTVEQFMLDLQIVTEMMARVGQLPKL, encoded by the coding sequence ATGGACTTTTCACTTAAGCACCTGGCCGCTGCAACCCTGATGATGGCCAGCCTTGCCGGGTTCAGCACTGCTGCCCACGCCACCATCACCCCGCAACAGAGCGCAGTGATCCTCAAGACTTTCAGCGACAGCAAAATCACTGACTTCCGGCAGTTTCTGGGGGCTTTGGGCAAGAGCGAGCTGGCGCAACAAGATAACCTCGGCCCGACCATCAACGCCTTCATCGACAACAAGGCATTGAGCGCAGAGCAGCAGAACGAAATCTATCGCCTGCTGGGCCTGTATACCCGTCTCAAATACGGCAAGGCGGCCACCGAAACCCTGCGTGAGCTGGTAGCTATCCCGACGGTAAACCTGGATGACGTGCCCCAGTACGAGAACCCGCAGTTCCTCAAGATCGCCGACAAGATCAAGGACCTCGCCAAGGCCTTCAACCTGAACTTTCGCAATATCGACAACCGCGTCTATGAAGTCTCCCTCGAAGGCAGTGGCGATGAAGTGGTCGGTATTCACGCCCACGCCGACGTCGTGCCGGTAACCCCGGAAAACTGGGTACTCAAGGACGGCACCAAGCTCGACCCGTTCAAGGTCACGCTGATCGGCGACCGCATGTACGGGCGCGGTACCGAAGATGACAAGAACGGCATCGTGGTGGCGATGTACGCCATGAAAGTCATCAAGGAAGAACAACTGCCACTGGCCAGGAACTTCAAGTTGCTGATCGACACCACCGAAGAAACCAGCGGTGATGCCATCCCTTATTACTTCGAACACAACCCGGTGCCCAATTACAACCTGGCGCTGGATGGCGGTTACCCGGTGGTGATCGCCGAGAAAGGCTACGGCACCGTCATGGCTACTTTTGCCCGACGCAAAGGCGAAGGCCAGGGCGCAGAAATCATCGCGCTGACCGGCGGCATGGCCACCAACCAGATCCCGTCGACCTCGGTTGCCACCCTGGTCACCGACCAGCCTGCTGAACTGGCGGCCAGCCTGAACAAGGCCGGGGCTGAATATGCCAAGCGCAATGGCGGCGATTTCGAGATCAATGCCAAGGTGGTGGGCAAGGATGTAGTGCTGACCGTGACCGGGGTTTCGGCTCATTCCTCGGAGCCCGAGTCGGGGGTCAACCCGGTGGCGCGGATGCTTGATTTTATCAGCAGCGTTGACGGCCAGATTGCCCTCAAGCACAACCACATTACCGACGCTGCGCACTATGCGGCCGACAACTGGGGCCTGGACTACAAGGGTGGCAAGCTGGGGGTCGGTTTTGCCGATGACTTTATGGGGCCGCTGACCACTTCGCTGACGTTTGTGGGGCTGGACGACAAGGCGCTCAAATTGGCGGTCAACCTGCGCGTGCCCAAGGGCAAGTCGCCTGAAGCACTGAAAGCACAGATTGCCGAAAAGCTCGCGGCCTGGAGCAAGAGCAAGCAGGTGCCGGTGACCTTCGACTACACCATCGCCGAGCCGATGTACCGCAACCCCGAGGGTGAGTGGGTCAAGGCGCTGCTGGCAGTGGCCAGTGAAAACCTGGGCATGGAACACAAGTTCGGCACTTCGGCGGGGGCAACCTCGGTGCATGAACTGCCCAATGGTGTGCAATTTGGCCTGGCCATGCCGGATGTTAAATACACCGGGCATACCGACAACGAGTTCAAGACGGTCGAGCAGTTTATGCTGGACCTGCAGATCGTCACCGAGATGATGGCTCGGGTGGGGCAGTTGCCGAAACTGTAA
- a CDS encoding helix-turn-helix transcriptional regulator, with protein sequence MNLTLQDVAWHDAMGRVIETLDRPNFWTALVRLLGRYIPVDNWVVLIYSAGKPQVLAESPGADGGMDSLFQDYLKGLYLLDPFYIANREAPQSGLVRLQDVAPECFAQTDYYQRYFRLNIVTDEVHINVQLDNQRTLSLSLGSQCRFSLEHGALLGLVRPWVAALMRQRLMFERDPGEAPEQPGNWQSRLEAAAEQLTTPLTGREMEVALLLLSGCSNKEIARKLVISAETVKVHRKHMYGKLGIKSQSELFSLFLQAQE encoded by the coding sequence ATGAATCTGACCTTGCAGGATGTGGCCTGGCACGACGCGATGGGCCGCGTGATCGAAACCCTCGACCGGCCCAATTTCTGGACTGCGCTGGTACGTTTGTTGGGCCGCTATATACCCGTGGACAACTGGGTGGTGCTCATCTACAGCGCCGGCAAGCCGCAGGTTCTGGCCGAGTCCCCCGGTGCAGACGGTGGCATGGATTCGTTGTTTCAGGACTATCTCAAAGGCCTGTACCTGCTCGACCCGTTCTACATTGCCAACCGCGAAGCACCACAGAGCGGGTTAGTCCGCCTGCAGGACGTGGCCCCGGAATGCTTTGCACAGACCGATTACTACCAGCGCTATTTCCGCCTGAATATCGTCACCGATGAAGTGCATATCAATGTGCAACTCGACAACCAACGCACCTTGAGCCTGTCCCTGGGCAGCCAGTGCCGCTTCAGCCTGGAACACGGCGCGTTGCTGGGGCTGGTACGGCCCTGGGTCGCAGCACTGATGCGTCAGCGCCTGATGTTTGAACGCGACCCCGGGGAGGCGCCGGAGCAGCCTGGCAACTGGCAAAGCCGCCTTGAAGCGGCTGCCGAGCAGCTGACCACGCCGCTGACCGGACGGGAAATGGAAGTCGCCCTGCTGCTGCTAAGTGGTTGTTCGAACAAGGAAATCGCCCGCAAACTGGTGATTTCCGCCGAGACCGTCAAGGTCCATCGCAAGCACATGTACGGCAAGTTGGGAATCAAGTCACAGTCCGAACTGTTCTCGTTGTTTTTACAGGCGCAGGAGTAA
- a CDS encoding carbon-nitrogen hydrolase family protein, with the protein MKIELVQLAGRDGDTAYNLSRTLNAIATCAGDTDLLVFPETYLSGFVGGAQLAQVAEPLHGTTLQTVLQAVRERGVAVVLGFAEVHQGRFYNSAVLVTPEGIALQYRKTHLWPSERSDFSPGDRFTTVLWRGVRVGLLICYDIELPETSRALAQLGAEVVIVTNGNMDPYGPVHRTAIMARAQENQLFAVMVNRVGAGDDGLVFAGGSMAVDPFGRVLFEAGRDEVRHVVELDLGQLKAARRDYDYLKDRRLMLSGEQTEHPDGRRELLIGASQ; encoded by the coding sequence ATGAAAATTGAATTGGTGCAACTGGCAGGCCGTGACGGCGACACCGCTTATAACCTGTCGCGCACACTGAATGCCATCGCCACCTGCGCTGGCGATACCGATTTGCTGGTGTTCCCGGAGACCTATCTGAGCGGTTTTGTCGGCGGCGCGCAACTGGCGCAGGTGGCCGAGCCCTTGCACGGCACGACCCTGCAAACCGTGTTGCAGGCCGTGCGCGAGCGTGGCGTGGCGGTGGTGCTGGGATTTGCCGAAGTTCATCAAGGCAGGTTCTACAACAGCGCGGTACTGGTGACTCCCGAGGGTATTGCGCTGCAGTACCGCAAGACCCATCTGTGGCCAAGCGAGCGCAGTGACTTTAGCCCCGGCGACCGTTTTACCACCGTGCTCTGGCGGGGTGTGCGGGTTGGCCTGCTGATCTGCTACGACATCGAGTTGCCGGAAACCAGCCGCGCACTGGCGCAACTGGGGGCAGAAGTAGTCATCGTCACCAACGGCAATATGGACCCCTACGGCCCGGTGCATCGCACTGCGATCATGGCCCGCGCCCAGGAAAACCAGCTGTTTGCGGTGATGGTCAATCGTGTCGGGGCGGGGGATGACGGCCTGGTGTTTGCCGGTGGCAGCATGGCGGTCGACCCGTTCGGGCGTGTGCTGTTTGAGGCAGGGCGCGATGAGGTTCGCCATGTTGTAGAGCTGGACCTGGGTCAGCTCAAGGCTGCCCGGCGTGACTACGATTACCTCAAGGATCGTCGATTGATGCTGTCGGGCGAACAGACAGAGCACCCGGACGGGCGTCGCGAACTGTTGATCGGAGCCAGCCAATGA
- a CDS encoding polyamine ABC transporter substrate-binding protein produces MKTKNTMGLALAALLGCSLVHAAGPQVNIYNWYDFIAPDTMKNFQAETGIGSMYDVFDNSDVMQSKLMAGRSGYDVVVATGDLLPNLIKAGVLKELDPGQLPNRVHLDPAILAKMQSNDPGNRYAVPYLWGTTGVGYDVDKVRAILGPDAPVDSWDLIFKPENLSKLSQCGVAMLDAPGEIIPIALHYLGLPYNSNQPQDYAKAEALLLTLRPYIRYFDSSKFITDLANGNICVVVGWAGGVQDAKTASQVAGNGRNIRYSIPREGAPMWVESMVLLNDAPNPQQGLAFIDYMLRPQVIAQTSTYLKYPNANQDARPLMDQSLRDNPDIYPGKEVMATLFPLEPLALKLERVRTRVWSKVKSGT; encoded by the coding sequence ATGAAGACTAAAAACACTATGGGCCTTGCCCTGGCTGCGCTATTGGGTTGCAGCCTGGTTCACGCCGCCGGGCCTCAGGTGAATATCTACAACTGGTACGACTTTATCGCACCGGACACGATGAAAAACTTCCAGGCCGAAACCGGCATAGGCTCGATGTACGACGTGTTCGACAACAGCGATGTGATGCAAAGCAAGCTGATGGCCGGTCGCAGCGGGTATGACGTTGTTGTGGCCACCGGTGACCTGCTACCCAACCTGATCAAGGCCGGGGTGCTCAAGGAGCTCGATCCGGGGCAGTTGCCCAACCGCGTACACCTGGACCCCGCCATCCTCGCCAAGATGCAGAGCAATGACCCCGGCAATCGCTATGCCGTGCCGTATTTGTGGGGCACTACAGGGGTGGGTTATGACGTCGACAAGGTCAGGGCGATTCTTGGGCCGGATGCGCCGGTGGATTCATGGGACCTGATCTTCAAGCCCGAGAACCTGAGCAAATTGAGCCAGTGCGGCGTGGCCATGCTCGATGCCCCCGGTGAAATCATTCCCATCGCCTTGCACTACCTGGGCTTGCCGTACAACAGTAACCAACCCCAGGACTATGCCAAGGCCGAAGCGTTGCTGCTGACGTTACGTCCTTACATCCGCTATTTTGACTCGTCGAAGTTCATTACCGACCTGGCCAATGGCAACATTTGCGTGGTGGTGGGTTGGGCGGGCGGGGTGCAAGACGCCAAAACCGCCTCGCAGGTGGCCGGCAATGGGCGCAACATCCGCTACAGTATCCCGCGTGAAGGGGCGCCGATGTGGGTTGAGAGCATGGTATTGCTCAACGACGCGCCCAACCCGCAACAGGGGCTGGCCTTTATCGACTACATGCTGCGCCCGCAGGTGATAGCCCAGACTTCGACCTACCTCAAATATCCCAATGCGAACCAGGACGCCAGGCCCCTGATGGACCAGTCGTTGCGCGACAACCCGGATATCTACCCAGGCAAAGAGGTGATGGCAACGTTGTTCCCGCTGGAGCCACTGGCGCTGAAACTTGAGCGGGTGCGCACGCGGGTGTGGAGCAAGGTTAAAAGCGGAACGTGA
- a CDS encoding ATP-binding cassette domain-containing protein, producing the protein MSFIQVRDLEHGYSAGGLFSKRHRVQVLSGLNLDLHEGQSLGLLGGSGSGKSTLARLLMGLESADRGSIVFKGQPPFLQRVQMVFQDALSAFNPQRSIGWSIAEPLRHLSDMDAAACRARVEQLLQQVQLEARDIDKLPAQLSGGQLQRAGIARAMAIGPQLIILDEALSNLDRVLQVQILDLLTQVRRESGTGFLLITHDLSLVQRFCQRVVVLAEGKLVEDMPVTAQMRFTHPAARTLQEAVLPAMPRARSVREPQLQT; encoded by the coding sequence ATGAGTTTTATTCAAGTACGAGACCTTGAGCACGGCTACAGCGCCGGTGGACTGTTCAGCAAACGGCATCGGGTGCAGGTGCTGAGCGGCTTGAACCTGGACCTGCACGAAGGTCAAAGCCTTGGCCTGCTGGGAGGCAGCGGCAGCGGCAAAAGCACCCTGGCGCGCCTGCTGATGGGCCTGGAAAGCGCCGACCGGGGCAGCATTGTGTTCAAGGGTCAGCCGCCGTTTTTACAGCGTGTGCAGATGGTCTTTCAAGATGCGCTCAGCGCCTTCAATCCCCAGCGCAGCATTGGCTGGAGCATTGCCGAGCCTTTGCGCCATCTTTCAGACATGGACGCCGCGGCGTGCAGGGCGCGGGTTGAGCAGTTGCTCCAGCAAGTCCAGCTTGAGGCCCGTGACATCGACAAGCTTCCGGCACAACTGAGCGGCGGGCAACTGCAGCGCGCCGGCATTGCCCGGGCCATGGCGATCGGCCCGCAATTGATCATCCTCGATGAAGCCCTGTCCAACCTGGACCGGGTGCTACAAGTGCAGATTCTGGATTTACTGACGCAGGTACGGCGCGAGTCCGGCACCGGCTTTTTGCTGATCACCCATGACCTGAGCCTGGTGCAGCGTTTTTGCCAGCGGGTGGTGGTATTGGCAGAGGGCAAGCTGGTGGAGGACATGCCGGTCACGGCGCAGATGCGCTTTACCCACCCTGCTGCGCGGACCTTGCAGGAGGCAGTGTTGCCGGCGATGCCGAGGGCCCGGAGCGTTCGTGAGCCGCAGTTGCAGACCTGA
- a CDS encoding ATP-binding cassette domain-containing protein — MKQTLVIRGLTLKHRQRTLVDRVELTLKAGQVHALVGASGSGKSLTSLGILDLLPPGVHSSGASLLLDGQPVAAAQLRGRQVALVLQNPRSAFNPVRSLRQHALETLQARGLHGVEAEQLIQATLHEVGLHDDRRVLDSFAFQLSGGMLQRMMIALALLADSRFLLADEPTSDLDVVAQARFLDLLQRLVEQRNLGVLLITHDMGVVARCADQVSVMAHGRIVEQADVHQLFNAPQSQEARTLLAAHHSLTMESCAP; from the coding sequence ATGAAGCAGACATTGGTGATTCGCGGCCTGACCCTCAAGCACCGGCAACGCACCCTGGTCGACCGCGTTGAATTGACCCTCAAGGCCGGTCAGGTGCATGCGCTGGTCGGGGCCAGCGGTTCAGGCAAGTCGCTGACCAGCCTGGGCATCCTCGACCTGTTGCCCCCCGGCGTACACAGCAGTGGCGCCAGCCTGTTGCTCGACGGCCAGCCGGTGGCGGCTGCGCAATTGCGCGGGCGCCAGGTGGCGCTGGTGCTGCAAAACCCGCGCAGCGCCTTCAACCCGGTGCGCTCCCTGCGCCAGCACGCCCTCGAAACCCTCCAGGCCCGTGGCCTGCACGGGGTCGAGGCCGAGCAACTGATCCAGGCCACGTTGCATGAAGTGGGCCTGCACGATGACCGCCGGGTACTGGACTCATTTGCCTTTCAATTGAGCGGCGGCATGTTGCAACGCATGATGATCGCCCTGGCCCTGCTCGCCGACAGCCGCTTCTTGCTGGCCGACGAACCCACCAGCGATCTGGATGTGGTCGCCCAGGCGCGCTTTCTCGACCTGCTGCAGCGGCTGGTGGAGCAACGCAACCTTGGCGTGCTGTTGATCACCCATGACATGGGCGTGGTGGCACGCTGCGCCGATCAGGTCAGCGTCATGGCCCACGGACGCATCGTCGAACAGGCCGATGTGCACCAACTGTTCAATGCCCCGCAAAGCCAGGAAGCGCGCACGCTGCTGGCGGCGCACCACTCATTGACAATGGAGAGCTGCGCGCCATGA
- the nikC gene encoding nickel ABC transporter permease subunit NikC, with amino-acid sequence MSTVAAVYTGKKNGARIGYALVALLLLMALFGPWLAPYDATLVNLDERLLPASASHWLGTDHLGRDVLSRLIVGTQLSLGSVVLVLGLVLVLGVVIGGIAGIVGGKVDMFLMRLCDMFLTFPTLVLAFFLIALLGTGLTNVIIAIALSHWAWYARMVRGMVLAQRNRDYVLASRLAGASRLTRLRQHVMPNVVGQLLVLASMDIGHMMLHVSGLSFLGLGVSPPTPEWGVMINDAKEFIWTQPQLLLWPGLMIFISVMAFNLLGDALRDRLDPSVLAEIKE; translated from the coding sequence ATGAGCACCGTGGCTGCTGTTTACACAGGCAAAAAAAACGGCGCGCGCATCGGTTATGCGCTGGTCGCCCTGCTGCTGTTGATGGCGCTGTTCGGCCCCTGGCTGGCGCCTTACGACGCCACTCTGGTGAACCTTGACGAACGCCTGCTGCCCGCCAGTGCCAGCCACTGGCTGGGCACCGACCACCTGGGTCGCGACGTACTCTCGCGGCTGATTGTCGGCACGCAACTGTCCCTGGGCAGTGTGGTGCTGGTGCTGGGCCTGGTGTTGGTACTGGGCGTGGTGATTGGCGGTATCGCCGGGATTGTCGGGGGCAAGGTCGACATGTTCCTGATGCGCCTGTGCGACATGTTCCTGACCTTCCCCACCCTGGTGCTGGCGTTCTTTCTGATCGCCTTGCTGGGCACCGGCCTGACCAACGTGATCATCGCCATCGCCCTGTCCCACTGGGCCTGGTATGCACGCATGGTGCGCGGCATGGTCCTGGCCCAGCGCAACCGTGACTATGTGCTGGCATCGCGACTGGCCGGTGCCTCGCGCCTGACCCGGCTGCGCCAGCATGTGATGCCCAACGTCGTGGGGCAACTGCTGGTATTGGCGTCGATGGACATTGGCCACATGATGCTGCATGTCTCGGGCTTGTCCTTTCTGGGCCTGGGCGTCAGCCCGCCGACTCCCGAGTGGGGGGTGATGATCAACGATGCCAAGGAATTTATCTGGACCCAGCCGCAACTGCTGCTGTGGCCGGGCCTGATGATTTTTATCTCGGTGATGGCCTTCAACCTGCTGGGCGACGCCTTGCGCGACCGCCTTGACCCCAGCGTACTGGCGGAGATCAAGGAATGA
- the nikB gene encoding nickel ABC transporter permease subunit NikB: protein MLRYIILRLVLLIPVLLGVSLIVFVLLHLGNGDPALDYLRLSQIPPTDAALAEARHALGLDRPLPEQYLTWLWNALHLDFGISYITGRPVLDDILYYLPATLQLGGLALLTTLVMSIPLGLAAARWKGRWPDQVVRFITFIGVSMPNFWLAFLLIALFSLWLGWLPPMGRGGPQHLLMPVLAIALMSMSINARLLRASLLDVREHRHVFYARARGLNEKRVWRDHILRNAWMPLVTATGMHIGELLGGALVIETIFAWPGVGRFAVSAVLNRDFPVMQCFTLLLTTLLVLCNLVVDICYAWLDPRTRFSGVMA from the coding sequence ATGCTGCGCTATATCATCCTGCGGCTTGTGCTGCTGATCCCGGTTTTGTTGGGGGTGTCATTGATCGTCTTTGTGCTGCTGCACCTGGGCAACGGCGACCCGGCCCTGGACTACCTGCGTCTGTCGCAGATCCCGCCCACCGACGCCGCGCTGGCCGAGGCGCGCCATGCCCTGGGCCTGGACCGGCCACTGCCCGAGCAATACCTCACCTGGCTGTGGAATGCCCTGCATCTGGACTTCGGCATCTCCTATATCACCGGGCGCCCGGTGCTCGATGACATCCTCTATTACCTGCCCGCGACCCTGCAACTGGGCGGACTGGCGTTACTCACCACGCTGGTGATGAGCATTCCCCTGGGCCTGGCGGCGGCCCGCTGGAAAGGTCGCTGGCCCGATCAGGTGGTGCGTTTCATCACCTTTATCGGCGTATCGATGCCTAATTTCTGGCTGGCTTTTTTACTGATAGCGCTGTTCTCGCTGTGGCTGGGCTGGCTGCCGCCGATGGGTCGTGGCGGCCCGCAGCATCTGCTGATGCCGGTGCTGGCGATTGCCCTGATGTCGATGTCGATCAACGCCCGGCTGCTGCGCGCCAGCCTGCTGGATGTACGTGAGCATCGACACGTGTTCTACGCCCGGGCCCGCGGCCTGAACGAAAAGCGCGTATGGCGAGACCATATCCTGCGCAATGCCTGGATGCCGCTGGTGACCGCCACCGGCATGCACATCGGCGAGCTGCTCGGTGGCGCGCTGGTGATCGAAACCATTTTCGCCTGGCCCGGCGTTGGGCGTTTTGCGGTCAGTGCGGTGCTCAACCGCGACTTCCCGGTCATGCAATGCTTCACCCTGCTGCTGACCACCCTGCTGGTGCTGTGCAATCTGGTGGTGGACATCTGCTACGCCTGGCTCGATCCGCGCACACGTTTCTCGGGGGTGATGGCATGA
- the nikA gene encoding nickel ABC transporter substrate-binding protein: protein MKQSRTKKQLALWMIGACLSTGISTARAAEPAPTLTYSWPTNAGPLDPRGYSPNQMYAQAMVYEPLVRYTAQGTLEPWLATQWQVSPDGKTYTFTLREGVTFSDGSPFNASAAKANLDAVLANSKRHQWMELVSTLERVEAPDEHTLVLTLKHPYYPTLMELAQVRPLRFAAPDAKPGVPVGTGPWVLTQTRRGEFDRFERNAHYWGAKPGYGSVLVKVISDPDSRAIALQTGEIDLIQGADGEISPGTFVRLRDSGFKTAISAPLATRTVAMNTALAPTNELAVRQAINQAVDKDTIIAKVLHGQEPRADALFASNMPYADLGLKALPYDPEQAKKTLEAAGWQMPAGKRVREKDGQLLSTELVFLGPSALQKNLAEIIQGELAKVGIEVKLRAEEDGALVQRQREGKFGMIFADTWGAPYDPHSFVSSMRYAGHADYMAQRGLPMKDAIDRKIAEVLGETDEAKRADDYREILTTLHDQAVYLPISHLTAISVNGKTVDNVQFGSTLFDVPFEVMHPTTGKP, encoded by the coding sequence GTGAAGCAGTCACGGACTAAAAAACAGCTGGCCTTGTGGATGATTGGCGCCTGCCTGAGTACAGGTATTTCCACGGCCCGGGCCGCCGAGCCGGCCCCCACGCTTACCTACTCCTGGCCGACCAACGCCGGCCCGCTCGACCCTCGTGGCTACTCGCCCAACCAGATGTATGCCCAGGCGATGGTCTATGAACCCCTGGTGCGCTACACCGCCCAAGGCACCCTGGAGCCCTGGCTCGCCACGCAATGGCAAGTGTCGCCCGACGGCAAGACCTACACCTTTACCCTGCGCGAAGGTGTGACCTTCAGTGATGGCAGCCCCTTCAACGCCAGCGCCGCCAAGGCCAACCTTGACGCGGTGCTCGCCAACAGCAAGCGCCATCAGTGGATGGAACTGGTTTCTACCCTGGAACGCGTCGAGGCACCGGACGAACACACCCTGGTGCTCACCCTCAAACACCCTTATTACCCGACCCTGATGGAACTGGCGCAGGTGCGTCCGCTGCGCTTTGCCGCTCCCGACGCCAAGCCCGGTGTGCCGGTGGGTACCGGGCCCTGGGTACTGACCCAAACCCGCCGTGGCGAGTTCGACCGTTTTGAGCGCAACGCGCACTACTGGGGCGCCAAACCGGGCTACGGTTCAGTACTGGTGAAAGTCATCTCCGACCCGGACAGCCGCGCCATCGCCTTGCAAACCGGCGAGATTGACCTGATCCAGGGTGCCGACGGCGAAATCTCCCCCGGCACCTTTGTGCGCCTGCGCGATTCGGGTTTCAAGACTGCCATTTCCGCACCCCTGGCCACCCGTACCGTGGCGATGAACACCGCTCTGGCACCGACCAATGAACTGGCCGTGCGCCAGGCGATCAATCAGGCCGTGGACAAGGACACCATCATCGCCAAGGTGCTGCACGGCCAGGAGCCGCGCGCCGATGCGCTGTTCGCCAGCAACATGCCGTATGCCGACCTGGGCCTCAAGGCCCTGCCCTACGACCCTGAACAGGCGAAAAAAACCCTCGAAGCGGCGGGCTGGCAAATGCCTGCAGGCAAACGCGTTCGCGAAAAGGACGGCCAGCTGTTGAGCACCGAACTGGTGTTCCTGGGCCCCAGCGCCCTGCAAAAAAACCTCGCCGAAATCATTCAGGGCGAACTGGCCAAGGTCGGTATCGAGGTCAAGTTACGCGCCGAAGAGGACGGCGCTCTGGTGCAACGCCAGCGCGAGGGCAAGTTCGGCATGATCTTCGCCGACACCTGGGGCGCGCCGTATGACCCGCACTCGTTTGTCAGCTCCATGCGCTACGCCGGGCATGCCGATTACATGGCCCAGCGCGGACTGCCGATGAAGGACGCCATCGACCGGAAAATCGCCGAGGTACTGGGCGAAACCGATGAGGCCAAACGGGCCGACGATTACCGCGAAATTCTCACTACCCTGCACGATCAGGCGGTGTACCTGCCGATTTCCCACCTCACGGCCATCAGCGTCAACGGCAAGACCGTCGACAACGTGCAGTTCGGCAGCACGCTGTTTGACGTGCCGTTTGAAGTCATGCACCCAACCACCGGGAAGCCCTAA